A segment of the Streptomyces pactum genome:
CCGGCCCGCCGCTCCCGCTCCAGGACCTCGACGCGGACGCCGGTCACCGCGAGCAGGGACGCGGCCACGAGTCCGGCGGGGCCGCCCCCCACCACCAGGACGTCGACCTGACGGGTCATCCCTGAGCCTCCGCTCGCCCCTGGGCCTCCTCGAACAGCGCCCGCACCGCGGCCCCGCAGTAGAAGCCCTGGCAGCGCCCCGACCGGGCGCGGGTGCGGCGGCGCAGTCCGTCGAGGGAACGGGGCGGGATCGTACTGGCGAGGGCGTCGCGGATCTCGCCGCGGGAGACGCGTTCGCAGTGGCAGACGAGGGTGCCGTACTCCGGGTCGGCGGCCACGAGATCGGGCCGCTGGTGCGGGCGCGGGAAGGCCTCGCCGAGGTTGGGCATCCGGACCGGCTCCGGCGGGCGTCGCGGGCCGAGGTCGAGGCCGGTGCCGGCGAGCAGGCCGGTGACGTGCGCGGCGATGGCGAGGGAGGCGGTGAGGCCGGTGGAGCGGATGCCGCCGACGGTGACGCGGCCCTGGCCGGGGTGGGCGGTGATCCGGTAGTCCTCGTGCTCGGTGGCGGCGCGCAGGCCGGCGTACACGGCGGTGACCTCCTCCTCCAGCAGGGCGGGGAGGATGCGGCGGCCCTGTTCGCGCAGCCGTGCGAGACCTTCGGCGGTGGAGTGGGTGGCGCGCTTGTCGTCGAGGTCCTCGGCGGTGGGGCCGAGCAGGACGTTGCCGTGGACGGTGGGGGTGACCAGGACGCCCTTGCCGAGGGCGGTGGGAACGGGCAGCAGGATGTGGCGGACGAGGTCGCGGGCGAACTTGTCGTGGACGATGAGCTGGCCCCGGCGCGGGGTGACGGTGAAGTCGTCGTGGCCGAGTTGCCGGTCGAGGGTGTCGGCGTGCAGTCCGGCCGCGTTGACGAGCCGGCGGGCGCGCAGGGGGCCGCGCGGGGTCGTCAGGCGGTACACGCCGTCCCGGTGGCAGGCCTGGGTGACCGGCGAGTCGAGGTGCAGGTCGACTCCGCCACGGACCGCCTGGGTGGCGTACGCCAGGGTCGTCGTCCACGGGCAGATGATGCTCTCGCCGGGTACGTGCAGGGCGCCGAGCGCGCCGGGGCCGAGGTGGGGTTCGCGGGCGTAGAGGTCGTCGGGGCCCAGGAGGCGGGTGTCGTGGTACTCGTTGCGCCCGGCCTTCTCGGCGAGGCGGGGCAGGGCCGCGAGCTGTTCCTCGTCCCAGGCTACGAGCAGTGCGCCGACGCGTTCCACGGGGATGCCCGACTCGGCCGCGTAGGCGGCGAGTTCGCGGGCGCCCTCCCGGACCAGCCGGGCCTCAAGGGAGCCGGGCACGGCGTCGAAACCGGTGTGCAGGATGGCGGTGTTGGCCTTGGAGGTGCCCTGCCCGACGTCGTCCTGCGCCTCGACGAGGGCGACACGCAGACTCGGATGGTGCGCGAGCCGCCGGGCGATCGCGCAGCCGACCACCCCGGCGCCGACGATCGCCACGTCGTACGGGGCGGCGGGCAGGGGTCCGGACGCGGTGACCGTCATACGGGAGTCCGTTCGAGCGGCGTGGGGGCGGCGCGGCGGGGCGGGACGTCACCTGTGACGGTCCGGCTCGGCGCGGGCGTCGGCCGCGGGCCCGCGCCGATCGGCGCGGAGCGCGGCGACCGTGCCACGGTCCGCGGCACACCGCGTTCCGCACCGGCCGGGCGGCGTCCGGCGGCACGGCGCCGGCCGACCTCGCCGCCGTGCGCCGCGCCGGGGCGGGACAGCACGCTCGAGGTCAGGGACACGCGGGACGCCCCGCCCGCGCCCCGACACCCGGCGGCACGGCACCCGGCTGCCCGACACCGGGCGGCACGACACCCCGCC
Coding sequences within it:
- a CDS encoding FAD-dependent oxidoreductase — translated: MTVTASGPLPAAPYDVAIVGAGVVGCAIARRLAHHPSLRVALVEAQDDVGQGTSKANTAILHTGFDAVPGSLEARLVREGARELAAYAAESGIPVERVGALLVAWDEEQLAALPRLAEKAGRNEYHDTRLLGPDDLYAREPHLGPGALGALHVPGESIICPWTTTLAYATQAVRGGVDLHLDSPVTQACHRDGVYRLTTPRGPLRARRLVNAAGLHADTLDRQLGHDDFTVTPRRGQLIVHDKFARDLVRHILLPVPTALGKGVLVTPTVHGNVLLGPTAEDLDDKRATHSTAEGLARLREQGRRILPALLEEEVTAVYAGLRAATEHEDYRITAHPGQGRVTVGGIRSTGLTASLAIAAHVTGLLAGTGLDLGPRRPPEPVRMPNLGEAFPRPHQRPDLVAADPEYGTLVCHCERVSRGEIRDALASTIPPRSLDGLRRRTRARSGRCQGFYCGAAVRALFEEAQGRAEAQG